TCATGGTTTTCTCCCCCGGTTCCGGTCTCTGCCGGTCGTACAGCATGGTCTCGATGGACTTGGCGCCGGCGTTCAGGCGCAGGCAACGGATTCATTCTGCGGCGGCCGGTGCCGCCTTGTCACGGCACTCCGTCGCACTGATTGAGGCCTGTCAAGTCGTGGCAAGCGGCGGGGGCGGCGCGGCAGGCAGCACGCGGACTTCGATCGGCTTTGCGGCGTCGACATGCACGTCGCGCTGCGGGAATGCGATCACGATCCCCGCGTCGGCAAAGGCCTTGTCGATCATGAAACGCACATCGCTGGTCACGACACGGCCGACCGTGCCGGCGTCCAGATCGAGCCAGAAGTACAGGCCGAAGTTCAGCGCATCGGCGCCGAAATCCTCGAACAGCACTTCGGGTTCGGGCTCCTTGAGGATCTTGCCGTGACGGTGTGCGACATCGAGCAGCAGGTCGGCCACCTGTCGCGTCGGCGAGCCGTAGGCCACGCCGATCTTCACTGAAAAACGGACCTTGCCGGAGGTGTAGGTCCAGTTCGTCACTTCCTGCTCGATGAAGCTCGCGTTCGGGATGAGCGTCTCGATGCCGTCGATGTTGCGGATGGTGCTCGCGCGCACGCCGATGTCGGTCACCGTGCCGCGCTTGCCCGCCACCTCGACGGTGTCGCCCAGCTTGAAGGGGCGCTCGGCCAGCAGCATGAGGCCGCTCATCAGGTTCTTGAGCAGCGTCTGCATGCCGAAGCCGGCGCCGATCGCGATCGCGCCGCCGAGGAAGGCGAACACCGTGAGCGGAATCCGCACGATCGCAAGACTGGTCACGAACAGCAGCACGAACACCCCCGACAGCAGCCAGTTGCTGGCGGTGTTGAGGGTCTGCATCGGAATGCCGAGGCGCTGATGGACGTGGCGGTTGATGAGGCGTGCCGTGCGCCGTGCTGCCCAGAAGCCGACGAACAGTGTGAGCAGCGCGATGCACACCTTGCCGACGGTCACGCCGCGCTGGGTCGGGATCGTCTGGCCATCGACCACCGCAGTGTCGGTGACGGTGGTGAATTCGTAGCGCCAGACACCGGTCAGCGCGTCGACCACCCGTTCCCGCATTGCCGCAAGGCGCGCGTCGGCGCTGCGGTTGGCAGCTTCCTGATCGAACTCCTCGCTCCAGCGACTTGCCATCAGCAGCAACTGGCCCACTTCCGAGAGGCCACGCAGCGTCAGGCGGACGCGATCCTGCAGGGTCTCGATGGTTGCGCGCAAGCTCGTGCTCTCGTCCGCGTCGGCGCTGCTCATGCGTTCCTGCAGTCCGGCAATCTGGTCGAGCGTCAGTTGCAATTCGTGTCGCAGTGCTTTTGAAGGCTCCGAAAGGCGATCGGTGAGCGCCTTCACGCCGGTGCGCAGCGCGGCGGTCGTGTCGGGGGATGCGCCGGGTTGCGCGGCGGCATAACGCAACTCCCAGAAGGTGCGCTGGAAACCGTTCGATTCCACCAGGCGGGTCAGGACATCGATCTTGTCCGTGGCGGTGATCAGTCGCACCTGTTCAAGTTCGAGCAGGCGCTGGGCATGGTCGAGCGCATCCTTGTTCCGCGCGACGGCGGCTTCGTGCTCGGCCACACCGGCTTCGTGCCGCCGCCGCGCCTTCTTGTCTGGTGCGCCCGCTTCAGGCGCGGTATCGGCCTGCGCCGCGTCGAGCGTGTCGCGCGCGTGCTCGAGCGCTTCGCGCAGGGTGTTGCGGATGCGCACCCGTTCCTGCACCGTGGCCGCCTGCGCCGCCGCTTCCTTGCGCGCGGTGGCCAGTTCCTCGTCCAGTGCCGCGCGCCGCGCGCTCTGGCGCGCGAGCAAGTCCTCGCGATCCTGCTGGTTGAAGCGCAGCTTGTGGTCGGTCTGCGCCACGCGCGCTTCGAGTTCCCGGAACAGCGCGTTCGATTGCGAGCGTTCTTCGGCGAGGATGCTTTGCCGCATCTGCAACGCGTGCAGCCGTGCGCCGATGCTCTGTGCCTTGAGCAGCGCCAGGCGGCGCAGCCAGCTCAGGCGTGCGGCCGCGGCGGGGTTACGATTCGCTTCGATGGCGTCGACACTTTGTCGCACCGCCAGCTCGGCCGCGTCATGTTCGCGTGTGGCGAGCTCAAGCTCCTTCGCCGTCAGCGCCTGCTGTGTCTCGACCGAATCGATCGCAAGCGCGACGGTCTGCAACTGCTGTCGAAGCTGGTCGACGAGGACCACCGAGTAGGGTGGCTCGCCGAGCGCGGCGTTGCCGTTCGCGGCGTCTGTCGGCGTCACCGCCGCTGCCCGGGCGCGATACACGTCGGCCATGCGCAGCATGTCGAGCTGAAAGTTGTACGCGGAGACCAGTGCCTGCAGCAGGAACTTGCGGGTGGCAACCTCTTCTTGCGGGGTGCCCGCGGGCGGCGCTTCGGTGGCGCTTTCGGGGTTGTCCGCGCGCGACAGCGCCGCTTCGGCGGCCTTCAGGCGCGCTTCGATGCTGGCTGCATCGTCGGCTGCGGGTGCCGCCGGTGCCGCGACTTCCTTCTTGCTGTCGCCGGGAAGCGGCAGCCCCGGCAAGGTGGCGGCGGCGGCCGGCAAGGCCAGAAGGGCCGTCACTGCCAGCGTCCAGATCCTGTGCATGCTGATTCCTCGAAAGTCGCGGCGAATCCCGCGCCAGCCATCATTCTGGGCAAGCTGCCCTGCGCTGTCACCGACACGCGGTGCGAGACAAGGCGGCTTTGACCCGTTAACCTGCCGGGTGTCCTGTTGGAGATTCCGCATGCGTCTTTTCGCGCGTTCCCTGTTGGGCTTGCTCGCCCTGCTCGTCAACCTGTGGGCTGTTGCCGCCCTGTGGATTGACGGCCCCGCTTCGCGCGCCCTGGCGGCGTTGGTCAGCGGACTCTACGCGGGCGCAATCATCGCCCTGCTGTTCCGCGTCAAACCTTTCCGGCGCGGCGCGCTGGCTGCGATTGCCTGCTTCGGCGTGGTGCTGTTGTGGTGGCTCGCGCTACCGGCCAGCAACCAGCGCGACTGGCTGCTCGATGTGGCGCACCCGCCCACCGCGCGCATCGAAGGCGACATCCTCACGATCCACAACGTGCGCAACTTCGCCTACCGCGGCAGCGACACCGATTTCGAACCGCGTTGGGAAACCCGCCGCTACGACCTGAGCAAGGTGCGCGGGCTCGATCTGGCGATCAGTTTCTGGGGGCCGACCCAGTACGGCCACACGATCATGAGCTGGGAATTCGAAGACGCGCCGCCGCTGGCGATCTCGATCGAGACGCGCAAGGAAAAGGGCGAGCAGTATTCGGCCCTGCTCGGCTTCTTCCGCCAGTTCGAGCTGTACTACGTCGTCGCCGACGAGCGCGACGTGCTGGGCGTGCGCACCAACCACCGCGGCGAACAGATCCGGCTCTACCGGCTGTCCACCTCACCGGCAGCGGCGCGCGAGCTGCTGGAAGGCTATGTCGCGGAATTCAACGCGCTGGCGAAGCACCCCGGCTGGTACAACGCCGTGACCACCAACTGCACGACTGTCATCTTCAAGAACGTCAAGCACGTCTTCGGCATCAGCAAGCTGACCGACTGGCGCATTCTTGCCAACGGCCACCTCGACGAACTCGCCTACGAGGAAAAGGTGGTCAATACGACGATGCCGCTCGACGAGCTGCGCCGTCGCAGCGATATCACCGAACGTGCCAAGGCGGCTGGCGACGCGCGCGACTTCTCGCAGCGCATCCGCGTCGGCCTGCCCGACTGGCCGCGCCCCTGAGGCGCACCGCGCCGCATTCATCATCCGTACGGAGCCCCAGCATGTCCGCATCCCCATCTGCCCCGCACTACCTCGACGCGATCGAGGTCGGCCAGTCTGCCACCCTGACCAAGACTTTCAACGAGGCGGAAGTGCGCGCCTTCGCCGAGGTGTCCACCGACACCAACCCGGTGCACCTCGACGAGGCCTACGCGGCGAGCACGCAGTTCGGCACCCGCATCGTGCACGGCATGCTGACCGCCAGCCTGTTCTCGGCGTTGCTCGGCAATCACCTGCCGGGGCCGGGCACGGTTTATCTCGGCCAGTCGCTGCGCTTTCGCCGCCCGGTCAAGCTCGGCGACACGGTCGAGGCCAGCGTCACCGTGAAAACGGTGGATCGTGAAAAGAACCGCGTCGAGCTCGATTGCGTGTGCAGCGTCGGCGGCAAGCCGGTGCTGATGGGCGACGCGCTGGTGATGGCGCCGACCCGCCCGGCCTGATTGGCGCACTTGCAGGGGCGGCAATCGCCCCTGCCGGCAGGTCTGAAATTCAGACCTTCCCTTACCCCGCCTTGAAGTAGCTGATTGCCGCTTCGAGTGCGGTGGCATCTTCCAGCACCGCCTCCGGCGCGCCGCCCTTGCCCCACAGCGCGCCCATCCACTGCATGCCGAGGAATTCCGCGCACAGCCGGTAGCTGTCGAACATCGGTTGCGCTTTCGCGCGATCGCCGCTGGTCGCGACCACCCACAGGCGTTTGCCGGCCATGCGCGCTTTGAAGTCCACCCCCGGCACCCGCATCCAGGCGCTCCACTGGTCGAGATAGGTCTTCAGCGGCGAGGGCACCGAGAACCAGTACACCGGCGAGACGAAGACGATGTCGCTGGCGGTGAGCGTGGCGTCCAGCAGCGTCGCGGCATCGCCTGCGGGCGGCGGATAGCTGCCGGTGGTGTGGCGCAGGTCCACGAAGGCGGGCAGATCGCACTGCGCGAGCGCGATCCAGCGTTGCGGCATGTCGGCGGGCAGTGCGGCGGCGGCGGCGCGTGCCAGGGTCTCGGTATTGCCGGTGTGGCCCGGCTCGCGGGTGCTGGCGGTCAGGAAGAGGAAACTCTGCATGGCTTGAACAAGGGGCTACGGGTGGATGGAGAGGCGCCGCCGTGGGCGGCCGTTGGCGCGACAGTAGCACGCAGGCGGGCGCAACCCTTTGCAGGCATCAGCGTTCAGTGGCGTCGCGCGCGGGTTGCGGCAAGTAGGCGAGTTGGCCGCGTGCATCGTCCCAGCGCCAGTCCGCCGGCCGCGTCAGACGGGCCGAGATGCGCAAGAGCAGGGGGCCACCATGCAGCGCCGGGTCGGCCGGCAGCAGTTGCAGCCGCGCTGCGAGCATGTCGCCGCGCACCGTCGCGTGGGTCAGCGTCTCGTGCCAGCGCGCTTGCGCCGCGGGCGTCAGCGCCCAGGCGCGCGCCTGCCAGGGCGACGGCCAGGCCGCGGCGGGCGTCACCTCGCAGCGGTTCAGGCTCGCCAGCACGGTCTGTCCGTCGGCGGCCAGCAACACGACGAAAGCCGGGCAGTCACTGGCCAGCGCCACGGGCGTCGCGGCCAGACCGAGCAAGGCGATGAAGCTTGCCGTCATGAAGCGGCGCATGGCGCATCCTTCCTGCACGCGGGCGGCGGCGCCGCAAGCCGCTTCGTGACGCCGCCGCGCGCCGTGGACAGTCCGGATTGACGCCGCGCGGGCACGCCGCTAGGGTGCGCGCTCGCTCTTTTCACCGATGAGGGTCGCCCGCGGTCACAAACCGCCGCGCGACCGCCTTGTCGCGGCCCGGAACGGGCACGGCGCCCATCCCGACACCCACAGGGAGCTTCACCATGGTCTTCACCCACAAGGACTTCGACCACCACGAACAGGTCGTCTACTGCACCGATCCGGCCGCCGGCCTGCGCGCCATCATCGCGGTCCACGACACCGCACTCGGCCCCGCACTGGGCGGTTGCCGCCACTGGTCTTACGCGAGCGAAGCCGATGCGCTGACCGATGCGCTGCGCCTCTCGCGCGGCATGAGCTACAAGGCTGCACTGGCCGGGCTGCCGCTCGGTGGCGGCAAATCGGTGATCCTCGCCAATCCGGCCGCCGACCGCGGCGCGATGTTCGAAGCCTTCGGCCGCGCGGTCGAATGCCTTGGCGGTCGCTACATCACCGCGGAAGACGTCGGCACCACCACGGGCGACATGTCGGCGATCCGCCGCCACACCCGCCACGTCAGCGGCGTCGCGCCCGACGAGGGTGGTCGCGGTGACCCCTCGCCCGCCACAGCGCTGGGCGTGCTGATGGGCATGTTGGGGGCACTGGAATTGCGCTTCGACAGCGACACGCTGGCCGGTCGCCGCGTCGCGGTGCAGGGACTGGGCAGCGTCGGCTTCGAGCTGTGCCGCCTGCTGCACGAACGCGGCGCGCGCCTGATCGTCGCTGACATAGCGGCGGAGCGGGTCGAACGCGCGGTGCAGGCCTTCGGCGCGGTGGGCGTCGGGGTCGACGTGATCCATGCGGTGGAAGCCGACGTGTTCGCGCCCTGCGCGCTGGGCGCCGGCCTCAACGATGCGACGCTGCCGCAACTCGCCTGCAGCATCGTCGCCGGGGCCGCCAACAACCAGCTCGCGCACGCGGGCATCGGGCCGCAACTCAAGGCGCGCGGCATCCTGTACGCGCCGGACTATCTGATCAATGCCGGCGGCTTGATCAAGGTCGCCGGTGAATACCTCGGCTTCCCGATTGAAGAGGCCGAGCGCCGCGTGCGCGCGATCCGCGAACGCACTGGCGAGGTGTTGCTGCGTGCGCTGCGTGAAGACGCCGACACCGCCGCGGTGGCCGACACCATGGCCTGCGAGGCGATCGGTCGCGCCGTGCCAGCCGCGTCGCGACGCTAGTCGGCGGGCGGCCGCAGCACGCCGGGCAGGGTCTGGGTCGAGCTTTCCCAGCCCGGCTCCGGCGGCCGCACATAGATCGTCTCGGCATCGGCCTGCGGCTCGCACTCGCGCGGGCGTGGCGTGCCGGGTCGCGTGTCGAGGATGTGCCGGACCGTCGGGCGGTGATTGCGGCGAGTGTTCATGCATCGTTCCATCGCGCGTGGCGGGCGCACATGCGTCCAGCCGATTGGACGGATATCCCCGGAAAAGCTCAGGGTGATCGCGCTGGTGTGGCGCACATCCGATTCTGCCGGCCGACTACCGCGTCAGTGTTGCAGGGCAGGCCAGCCCGAGTTG
This region of Niveibacterium umoris genomic DNA includes:
- a CDS encoding mechanosensitive ion channel domain-containing protein, with amino-acid sequence MHRIWTLAVTALLALPAAAATLPGLPLPGDSKKEVAAPAAPAADDAASIEARLKAAEAALSRADNPESATEAPPAGTPQEEVATRKFLLQALVSAYNFQLDMLRMADVYRARAAAVTPTDAANGNAALGEPPYSVVLVDQLRQQLQTVALAIDSVETQQALTAKELELATREHDAAELAVRQSVDAIEANRNPAAAARLSWLRRLALLKAQSIGARLHALQMRQSILAEERSQSNALFRELEARVAQTDHKLRFNQQDREDLLARQSARRAALDEELATARKEAAAQAATVQERVRIRNTLREALEHARDTLDAAQADTAPEAGAPDKKARRRHEAGVAEHEAAVARNKDALDHAQRLLELEQVRLITATDKIDVLTRLVESNGFQRTFWELRYAAAQPGASPDTTAALRTGVKALTDRLSEPSKALRHELQLTLDQIAGLQERMSSADADESTSLRATIETLQDRVRLTLRGLSEVGQLLLMASRWSEEFDQEAANRSADARLAAMRERVVDALTGVWRYEFTTVTDTAVVDGQTIPTQRGVTVGKVCIALLTLFVGFWAARRTARLINRHVHQRLGIPMQTLNTASNWLLSGVFVLLFVTSLAIVRIPLTVFAFLGGAIAIGAGFGMQTLLKNLMSGLMLLAERPFKLGDTVEVAGKRGTVTDIGVRASTIRNIDGIETLIPNASFIEQEVTNWTYTSGKVRFSVKIGVAYGSPTRQVADLLLDVAHRHGKILKEPEPEVLFEDFGADALNFGLYFWLDLDAGTVGRVVTSDVRFMIDKAFADAGIVIAFPQRDVHVDAAKPIEVRVLPAAPPPPLATT
- a CDS encoding DUF4105 domain-containing protein, with the protein product MRLFARSLLGLLALLVNLWAVAALWIDGPASRALAALVSGLYAGAIIALLFRVKPFRRGALAAIACFGVVLLWWLALPASNQRDWLLDVAHPPTARIEGDILTIHNVRNFAYRGSDTDFEPRWETRRYDLSKVRGLDLAISFWGPTQYGHTIMSWEFEDAPPLAISIETRKEKGEQYSALLGFFRQFELYYVVADERDVLGVRTNHRGEQIRLYRLSTSPAAARELLEGYVAEFNALAKHPGWYNAVTTNCTTVIFKNVKHVFGISKLTDWRILANGHLDELAYEEKVVNTTMPLDELRRRSDITERAKAAGDARDFSQRIRVGLPDWPRP
- a CDS encoding MaoC family dehydratase; the protein is MSASPSAPHYLDAIEVGQSATLTKTFNEAEVRAFAEVSTDTNPVHLDEAYAASTQFGTRIVHGMLTASLFSALLGNHLPGPGTVYLGQSLRFRRPVKLGDTVEASVTVKTVDREKNRVELDCVCSVGGKPVLMGDALVMAPTRPA
- a CDS encoding flavodoxin family protein: MQSFLFLTASTREPGHTGNTETLARAAAAALPADMPQRWIALAQCDLPAFVDLRHTTGSYPPPAGDAATLLDATLTASDIVFVSPVYWFSVPSPLKTYLDQWSAWMRVPGVDFKARMAGKRLWVVATSGDRAKAQPMFDSYRLCAEFLGMQWMGALWGKGGAPEAVLEDATALEAAISYFKAG
- a CDS encoding Leu/Phe/Val dehydrogenase produces the protein MVFTHKDFDHHEQVVYCTDPAAGLRAIIAVHDTALGPALGGCRHWSYASEADALTDALRLSRGMSYKAALAGLPLGGGKSVILANPAADRGAMFEAFGRAVECLGGRYITAEDVGTTTGDMSAIRRHTRHVSGVAPDEGGRGDPSPATALGVLMGMLGALELRFDSDTLAGRRVAVQGLGSVGFELCRLLHERGARLIVADIAAERVERAVQAFGAVGVGVDVIHAVEADVFAPCALGAGLNDATLPQLACSIVAGAANNQLAHAGIGPQLKARGILYAPDYLINAGGLIKVAGEYLGFPIEEAERRVRAIRERTGEVLLRALREDADTAAVADTMACEAIGRAVPAASRR